The Thermanaerovibrio acidaminovorans DSM 6589 genome contains a region encoding:
- a CDS encoding type II secretion system F family protein — MRFEYRVRAPQGIESGVLEASSREAAVSLIRGKGWVPLEIREVSGGGGLKRGITLFKPKPKLKDVALAFRQLATMISAGITVAGALGIIKEQVQNRALAKAFDNVSRGVMSGRGLADAMASESTFSPLVVSIVRAGEEGGVLDLSLQRLATLLEKQEALRRKISSALVYPMVVLCICVMVLGILVFVIIPRFSLVFNQMGIELPLITRIVFAFANGARDNGLVIMGVLLCLGVALGLLKKIPSVAARWDRAKLKFPLVGDVIYKGIMARSFRTFGTLISSGVPLLRCLDMASDVANNQFVGGAFKSLREGAEKGIPLNVKAKRDKLFPPMVCHMVAIGEETGKLEEMLEKVADWYDMELEEKIKGLTSALEPMLIVFVGGVVAVVAMSIFFPIISAIQSLM; from the coding sequence GTGAGGTTCGAGTACAGGGTTAGGGCTCCTCAGGGGATCGAGAGCGGGGTTTTGGAGGCCTCCTCCAGGGAGGCGGCTGTATCCCTCATAAGGGGCAAGGGCTGGGTTCCCCTGGAGATCCGGGAGGTGTCGGGTGGCGGCGGTCTGAAAAGGGGGATAACCCTGTTCAAGCCCAAGCCCAAGCTGAAGGACGTGGCTCTGGCGTTCCGTCAGCTGGCCACCATGATATCCGCCGGCATAACCGTGGCGGGGGCCTTGGGCATCATAAAGGAGCAGGTCCAGAACAGGGCCCTTGCCAAGGCGTTCGACAACGTGTCCAGGGGTGTCATGTCTGGTAGGGGGTTGGCAGACGCGATGGCGTCCGAAAGCACCTTTTCCCCCCTGGTGGTCTCCATCGTCCGGGCCGGTGAGGAGGGTGGCGTGCTGGACCTGAGCCTTCAGAGGCTGGCTACCCTGCTGGAGAAGCAGGAGGCGCTGAGGAGGAAGATATCCTCCGCCCTGGTCTACCCCATGGTGGTTCTGTGTATATGCGTGATGGTCCTGGGGATACTGGTCTTCGTTATAATTCCCCGCTTCTCTCTGGTGTTCAACCAGATGGGGATAGAGCTTCCGCTCATAACCAGGATCGTCTTTGCCTTCGCCAACGGGGCCAGGGACAATGGCCTGGTGATAATGGGCGTCCTGTTGTGTCTTGGGGTGGCCCTGGGGCTACTTAAGAAGATACCCAGCGTGGCCGCCCGTTGGGATCGGGCGAAGCTCAAGTTTCCCCTGGTTGGGGATGTGATCTACAAGGGAATAATGGCCCGGAGCTTCAGGACCTTCGGAACCTTGATATCCTCCGGCGTGCCCCTCTTGAGGTGTCTGGACATGGCATCCGACGTGGCCAACAACCAGTTCGTGGGTGGAGCTTTCAAGTCCCTGCGGGAGGGGGCGGAGAAGGGGATTCCCCTCAATGTGAAGGCCAAGAGGGACAAGCTCTTCCCCCCCATGGTGTGTCATATGGTGGCTATAGGGGAGGAGACCGGTAAGTTGGAGGAGATGTTGGAGAAGGTGGCGGACTGGTACGACATGGAACTGGAGGAGAAGATAAAGGGGCTCACGTCCGCCCTGGAGCCGATGCTGATAGTGTTCGTCGGGGGAGTGGTGGCGGTGGTGGCCATGTCCATCTTCTTCCCCATAATAAGCGCCATCCAAAGCCTCATGTAA